One part of the Salinimonas iocasae genome encodes these proteins:
- the argS gene encoding arginine--tRNA ligase gives MNIYALLVSRFTQALDEMGVENAPVPIARSARPEFGEYQFNGAMALAKQLKQKPRDIADKIVEQVKLDDVTQKLEVAGPGFINIHLNDAWLANQCELALHDPRLGIAKQSQQNVVVDYSSPNLAKEMHVGHLRTTIIGDSVVKLLEFLGHNVIRQNHMGDWGTQFGMLLAHFNDKLEANYMAETALSDLEDFYREAKVRFDEEEGFADRAREFVVKLQGGDEACLALWERFIDISIQHSEEVYQKLNVSLTRKDVMGESAYNDDLANVVADLKAQGIAVEDQGAQVVFLPELADKEGKPAVFIVQKSGGGYLYATTDLAAMRYRSGKLNADRTLILTDARQAYHFKQTEIVGRKAGFMKPEQSYEHCPFGMMLGSDGKPFKTRSGGTVKLVDLLDEAVTRARDLIAKRDSDLSAEELDEVARKVGIGAVKYADLSKNRTTDYVFNWDTMLSFEGNTAPYLQYAFTRVQSIFRKSGISVADLPVDIKINEKQEHALAVQLMQFEETINVVARDATPHVLCTYLYDLASAFMSFYEACPILREDTPVAVRHSRLALAALVSNTMSLGLSLLGIETLEKM, from the coding sequence ATGAATATATACGCATTATTAGTTAGCCGTTTTACCCAGGCCTTAGACGAGATGGGTGTGGAAAATGCACCTGTTCCCATCGCCCGGAGTGCCCGGCCTGAGTTCGGCGAATATCAGTTCAATGGTGCTATGGCGCTGGCTAAACAGCTCAAGCAAAAGCCACGGGATATTGCTGATAAAATTGTCGAGCAGGTTAAGCTGGATGATGTAACCCAAAAGCTGGAAGTGGCCGGGCCTGGTTTTATCAACATCCATCTCAATGATGCATGGCTGGCAAATCAGTGCGAGCTGGCCCTGCACGATCCTCGCCTGGGTATTGCCAAACAAAGCCAGCAAAACGTGGTTGTGGATTATTCATCACCCAACCTGGCGAAAGAAATGCACGTTGGTCACCTGCGCACGACTATCATTGGTGACAGCGTTGTAAAACTGCTCGAGTTCCTGGGTCATAATGTTATTCGTCAGAATCACATGGGCGACTGGGGCACGCAGTTTGGCATGTTGCTGGCCCACTTCAACGACAAGTTGGAAGCCAATTATATGGCTGAGACAGCGCTGTCGGACTTAGAAGACTTTTACCGTGAAGCAAAGGTGCGCTTTGATGAAGAAGAAGGCTTTGCAGACCGCGCCCGTGAATTTGTGGTAAAGCTGCAGGGCGGTGATGAAGCTTGCCTTGCACTGTGGGAGCGGTTCATAGATATTTCTATTCAGCACAGCGAAGAAGTCTACCAAAAGCTGAATGTCAGCCTGACCCGCAAAGATGTAATGGGTGAGTCGGCATACAACGATGATTTAGCCAATGTGGTCGCTGATTTGAAAGCGCAGGGTATTGCTGTGGAAGACCAGGGGGCTCAGGTTGTATTTTTACCAGAGCTTGCTGATAAAGAAGGAAAGCCTGCTGTATTTATCGTTCAGAAGTCTGGTGGCGGCTACCTGTATGCCACTACCGATTTGGCCGCTATGCGTTATCGCTCAGGCAAACTGAACGCCGACAGAACTCTGATACTGACCGATGCCCGCCAGGCCTACCATTTCAAACAAACTGAAATTGTTGGCCGCAAAGCTGGATTCATGAAGCCGGAACAAAGCTATGAGCATTGTCCTTTCGGTATGATGCTGGGTAGCGATGGCAAGCCGTTTAAGACACGCTCAGGCGGTACAGTGAAGCTGGTGGACTTGCTGGACGAAGCAGTAACCCGGGCACGTGACCTGATTGCTAAACGCGATTCTGACCTGAGCGCTGAAGAGCTGGATGAAGTTGCTCGCAAGGTGGGCATTGGCGCGGTGAAATATGCGGATTTAAGTAAAAACCGTACCACTGACTATGTCTTCAACTGGGACACCATGCTAAGTTTTGAAGGCAATACCGCGCCTTATTTGCAATACGCATTTACCAGGGTACAGAGTATTTTCAGAAAGTCCGGTATCTCTGTGGCGGATCTGCCTGTAGATATCAAGATAAACGAAAAACAAGAGCATGCCCTGGCCGTGCAGCTTATGCAATTTGAGGAAACCATCAACGTGGTCGCCCGTGATGCTACGCCGCATGTATTGTGCACCTATCTTTATGACCTGGCGTCAGCATTTATGAGTTTCTACGAAGCATGTCCGATCCTGCGAGAGGATACGCCGGTGGCAGTGCGTCATAGTCGGTTAGCATTGGCAGCTCTGGTTTC
- the prfC gene encoding peptide chain release factor 3 produces MSNNALANEIQKRRTFAIISHPDAGKTTITEKVLLFGRALQKAGTVKGKKSGQHAKSDWMEMEKERGISVTTSVMQFPYSDHLVNLLDTPGHEDFSEDTYRTLTAVDSCLMVIDAAKGVEDRTRKLMEVTRLRDTPIITFMNKLDRDIRDPMELLDEVETELNMMCAPITWPIGSGKGFKGVYHLYRDEIILYQSGQGHTIQDVRTVKGLDNPELDDAVGDELASTLRDELELVRGASNEFDKELFLEGELTPVFFGTALGNFGVDHMLDGLVDWAPAPKSRETEDGKIEASAPQFSGFVFKIQANMDPKHRDRVAFCRIVSGKYEKGMKMRHSRIGKDIRIADALTFLAGDRALLEEAYAGDIIGLHNHGTIRIGDTFTSGENFKFTGIPNFAPELFKRIRLRDPLKQKQLLKGLIQLSEEGAVQVFRPLANNDLIVGAVGVLQFDVVVARLKAEYNVDALYEHISVNTARWVYSDDERKLDEFRRKAEQNLALDGGDNLTYIAPTMVNLQLAQERYPDIQFTKTREH; encoded by the coding sequence ATGAGTAATAACGCGCTAGCGAACGAAATTCAGAAACGTCGCACATTCGCCATAATATCGCACCCTGATGCGGGTAAAACCACCATTACTGAGAAGGTATTGTTGTTCGGTCGTGCGCTGCAAAAGGCAGGTACGGTTAAAGGCAAAAAATCCGGGCAGCATGCTAAATCAGACTGGATGGAGATGGAAAAAGAGCGGGGTATCTCAGTAACAACCTCGGTCATGCAATTTCCGTATTCTGACCATCTTGTTAATCTGCTGGATACGCCGGGGCACGAAGACTTTTCAGAGGATACTTACCGCACACTGACCGCTGTGGATTCATGTCTGATGGTGATCGATGCGGCTAAAGGTGTCGAGGATCGTACCCGTAAGTTGATGGAAGTTACGCGACTGCGTGATACGCCAATCATCACATTTATGAACAAACTAGACCGCGATATCCGCGATCCAATGGAATTGCTGGATGAGGTTGAAACCGAGCTGAATATGATGTGCGCGCCTATTACCTGGCCTATTGGCAGTGGTAAAGGCTTTAAAGGCGTTTATCATCTTTATCGCGATGAGATCATTTTGTATCAAAGTGGCCAGGGTCATACGATCCAGGATGTCCGAACGGTAAAAGGGCTGGACAATCCAGAGCTTGATGATGCCGTGGGCGATGAACTGGCCTCTACGTTGCGAGACGAACTTGAGCTGGTGCGCGGCGCCTCTAACGAATTTGATAAAGAACTGTTTCTAGAAGGTGAACTAACGCCGGTATTTTTCGGGACTGCGTTGGGTAACTTTGGTGTTGACCATATGTTGGATGGCCTTGTGGACTGGGCGCCGGCACCAAAGTCCCGGGAAACAGAGGATGGCAAAATTGAAGCCAGTGCACCGCAATTCAGTGGTTTTGTGTTTAAGATTCAGGCCAACATGGATCCAAAGCACCGCGATCGTGTGGCATTTTGTCGCATCGTTTCCGGTAAGTACGAAAAGGGCATGAAGATGCGCCACTCGCGCATAGGCAAAGATATCCGCATTGCTGATGCCCTGACTTTCCTGGCCGGTGACCGCGCTCTGCTGGAGGAGGCTTATGCCGGTGATATTATCGGTTTGCATAACCATGGCACCATTCGTATTGGTGATACCTTCACCTCGGGTGAAAACTTTAAATTTACCGGTATTCCAAACTTTGCACCTGAGCTGTTCAAGCGTATTCGTTTGCGCGATCCCCTCAAGCAAAAACAACTGCTAAAAGGCTTAATTCAGCTTTCTGAAGAAGGGGCGGTACAGGTTTTTCGTCCTTTGGCGAATAATGACCTTATTGTCGGGGCTGTAGGTGTACTGCAATTTGATGTGGTCGTTGCCCGTCTTAAAGCAGAATACAATGTTGATGCGCTATATGAGCATATCAGCGTAAACACTGCCCGCTGGGTCTATAGCGACGATGAAAGAAAGCTTGATGAATTCCGTCGCAAAGCAGAGCAGAACCTGGCGCTGGATGGTGGTGATAATTTAACTTATATCGCGCCTACTATGGTCAATTTGCAACTTGCGCAAGAGCGCTACCCTGATATTCAGTTTACTAAAACCCGTGAGCACTAA
- the rimI gene encoding ribosomal protein S18-alanine N-acetyltransferase: MGKAVAAMTIQTLSPDNHEMIKGAYDIHKQVTYSPWSYAAFADCVTPPYQMIALGDADVIGYAIILMVADEATLMDIGVSPGARGKGAGKALTQKVIDICTQKKMATIWLEVRASNSIAINLYKSHGFTGQEVRKKYYEAKDGREDAIIMKRNNF, translated from the coding sequence ATGGGAAAAGCTGTGGCGGCAATGACCATACAAACATTATCTCCTGATAACCATGAGATGATAAAAGGTGCCTATGATATTCATAAACAGGTAACGTATTCTCCCTGGTCGTACGCTGCTTTCGCTGACTGTGTTACCCCGCCGTACCAAATGATTGCCCTTGGTGATGCTGATGTTATCGGCTATGCCATTATTCTGATGGTTGCAGATGAAGCAACACTGATGGATATTGGTGTTAGTCCTGGGGCGCGAGGGAAAGGGGCTGGAAAAGCGCTTACTCAAAAAGTTATTGATATTTGTACGCAAAAAAAAATGGCAACAATTTGGCTTGAAGTCAGAGCGAGTAACAGTATTGCGATTAATCTATACAAATCCCACGGATTTACTGGCCAGGAAGTACGAAAAAAGTATTATGAAGCAAAAGATGGCAGGGAGGACGCCATTATTATGAAGCGAAATAATTTCTGA
- a CDS encoding phosphotransferase gives MNHTHIINELKPVLSLSDNACLTELQSGEVNRVYKLKDGETRFAVKSLARDEFSGINRFHQFLLQEQLAHREIAPAPVWLNKAQDLWVESWLEKRLEQEIADSDKPGILAGVLAQIHKQPITVRPLDLPKRLFHYVEKAFLEEDDPLVKQTQQVIRQYALDYVPAEHLVLCHNDLSWGHIQSLDPVMIVDWEYAAMGNRFFDLASCASINRFNEQDTERLIARYARQADIAQSTVEHYYYEQKEVVDTTEALWTAALNASCQACV, from the coding sequence ATGAATCACACGCATATAATTAATGAACTGAAACCGGTGTTATCACTTTCTGATAATGCCTGCCTTACCGAGCTGCAAAGTGGTGAGGTAAACCGCGTTTATAAACTTAAAGATGGCGAGACGCGTTTTGCTGTTAAATCGCTGGCCAGGGATGAGTTCAGCGGTATAAACCGGTTTCATCAGTTTCTGCTGCAGGAACAACTGGCCCACAGAGAGATTGCTCCTGCACCAGTCTGGCTGAACAAAGCGCAGGATCTCTGGGTAGAGAGCTGGCTGGAAAAGCGCTTAGAGCAAGAAATTGCTGATAGTGACAAGCCAGGTATCCTTGCCGGCGTTCTGGCTCAGATTCATAAGCAGCCAATTACAGTCAGGCCGCTGGATCTTCCAAAAAGGCTTTTTCACTATGTTGAAAAAGCCTTTTTGGAAGAAGATGACCCGCTGGTAAAGCAAACGCAACAGGTTATCAGGCAGTATGCACTGGACTATGTGCCGGCCGAGCATCTTGTTCTGTGCCACAATGACTTGTCATGGGGACATATTCAGTCATTAGATCCGGTAATGATTGTTGACTGGGAATATGCTGCAATGGGGAATCGTTTTTTCGACCTGGCTTCATGTGCCAGTATCAATCGTTTTAATGAGCAAGATACTGAACGCTTGATTGCCCGATATGCCAGACAGGCCGACATAGCGCAATCTACCGTTGAGCATTATTACTATGAGCAAAAAGAAGTGGTAGATACCACAGAAGCGTTGTGGACGGCAGCATTAAACGCATCGTGCCAGGCCTGCGTGTAG
- the pnuC gene encoding nicotinamide riboside transporter PnuC: MQQIVATSLAEWLAVGLAIGYVWLAARQNSWCWLCAFLSTAIYTYLFWQVTLPFQSLLNFFYMIMAVYGYYQWKKGQQTAAGVQSWPWYWHLAIVPTLLLAGWGLALVAAGQFNNEFLWLDACIQVLSVVTTFMVAHKVLQNWVYWFFINLASAYLYAQSGLILSACLFTGYVGFSVYGYWQWLGQWKMQHESHAYN; the protein is encoded by the coding sequence ATGCAGCAGATCGTGGCCACCTCCCTCGCGGAGTGGCTGGCGGTCGGGCTGGCTATCGGTTATGTATGGTTGGCTGCACGGCAGAATAGCTGGTGTTGGCTTTGTGCATTTTTGAGCACGGCGATTTATACCTATCTGTTCTGGCAGGTCACGCTGCCATTTCAGTCCCTGCTTAACTTTTTTTATATGATAATGGCAGTTTACGGATATTATCAGTGGAAAAAGGGGCAGCAGACAGCAGCCGGCGTGCAGTCGTGGCCGTGGTACTGGCACCTGGCGATTGTTCCAACATTACTGCTGGCCGGATGGGGGCTGGCACTTGTTGCTGCGGGTCAGTTTAACAATGAATTTTTGTGGCTGGATGCCTGTATTCAGGTGCTAAGTGTCGTCACAACGTTCATGGTCGCTCATAAAGTCTTGCAAAACTGGGTGTATTGGTTTTTCATTAACCTCGCTTCTGCATATCTGTATGCGCAATCTGGCTTAATATTGTCAGCCTGTCTTTTCACCGGATATGTGGGTTTCTCCGTATATGGGTACTGGCAATGGCTTGGGCAATGGAAAATGCAGCATGAATCACACGCATATAATTAA
- a CDS encoding YkoF family thiamine/hydroxymethylpyrimidine-binding protein, protein MQVMAELSLYPLADSFIPTIKSFLERINCYDELTVTTCSTSTQVTGEYQRVMEILGAEMQRTHEEVGQAVFVAKFLNFDAMQSRSDD, encoded by the coding sequence ATGCAGGTAATGGCAGAACTATCACTTTACCCATTGGCGGATAGCTTTATTCCGACAATCAAATCGTTTTTAGAGCGCATCAACTGTTATGACGAATTGACAGTTACAACCTGTTCGACCAGCACACAGGTTACAGGTGAGTATCAGCGGGTGATGGAAATTCTTGGCGCTGAGATGCAACGAACCCATGAAGAAGTGGGGCAGGCTGTATTTGTAGCTAAGTTTTTAAACTTTGATGCTATGCAGTCCCGTAGTGATGACTGA
- a CDS encoding TonB-dependent receptor — MKYNAILLAFLSATAVAETQDIEYITVTGDFRQATLDQLSSSATVLSTQRLDARQATYLDDILNVAPNVNFASGASRGRFIQIRGIGERSQFAEPINPSVSFLVDDFDFSGLAAAGVLFDTQQVEVFRGPQSTLFGTGALAGAVKIVSNQPGEDQGTHAEVRVGNNDSYRIEAATGSELTSALRYRVAFMHNASDGFVNNTFLDREDTDNIEETAAKAALQWDISSDSVLDVSYRWYDINNGYDAFSLDNTRESLADEPGFDTQQTHAVSVKLTTDYHFGQLTSLLTHASHNIAYGYDEDWTYTGFHPFGYTSFDAYFREVDTQTAELRFTSAESARLFNNSTDWLIGVHYKGVEEALVREYTYAANDFVSKYLPTTKALYGQTDTQFTDSLALTFGLRFENYGFDYADNQGLQREYDTSMIGGKAALQYTPDEHTWYASISRGFKGAGINPAQRVSEDKRFFDEEYNWNYELGVKGPLFVPQATLRAAIFYMQRDNTQVNDFDVITRQDGTPDFIDVIDNADLGTNRGAEIEANWQVTDSWQLQGSIGYLDAKFEEYTNARGDFIDEQQQAQAPRWTANLYSRVLISDSWSWQADVDFKDRYRFSDGHDVMSPSATLVNTQLKWEQRNWYASVWANNVFDKTYYVRGFGGFSNDPRDGEFGYATPEPYYQLGAGRQYGVTVGYQF; from the coding sequence ATGAAATACAATGCGATACTACTGGCCTTTCTGAGCGCGACCGCAGTTGCCGAAACACAGGACATTGAGTACATCACTGTTACCGGTGATTTTCGACAGGCAACGCTTGATCAATTAAGTAGCAGTGCAACAGTATTATCTACACAACGTCTTGATGCCCGCCAGGCTACCTATCTAGATGATATTTTAAACGTGGCGCCGAATGTAAATTTTGCTTCAGGCGCATCCAGAGGGCGGTTTATTCAGATACGCGGGATTGGTGAGCGCTCACAATTCGCAGAGCCTATCAATCCATCGGTCAGCTTTTTAGTTGATGATTTTGACTTTTCGGGGCTTGCCGCAGCCGGCGTATTGTTCGATACGCAGCAGGTTGAGGTTTTCCGCGGCCCGCAATCAACACTGTTTGGTACCGGTGCGCTGGCTGGCGCAGTAAAGATTGTGTCGAACCAGCCCGGTGAGGATCAGGGGACACATGCTGAGGTACGTGTCGGAAATAACGATTCCTACCGTATTGAAGCTGCAACTGGCAGCGAGTTAACGTCAGCGCTGCGCTATCGGGTGGCATTTATGCACAACGCAAGCGACGGCTTTGTGAACAATACATTCCTGGATCGGGAAGATACTGACAATATTGAGGAAACGGCAGCTAAAGCTGCTCTGCAGTGGGATATAAGTAGTGACAGTGTGCTCGACGTCAGCTATCGCTGGTACGATATAAACAATGGCTACGATGCATTTTCACTGGATAATACCCGGGAGTCTCTGGCAGACGAGCCTGGTTTTGATACCCAGCAAACGCATGCAGTCAGTGTAAAGCTGACTACCGATTATCACTTCGGCCAGCTGACTTCTTTGCTTACTCATGCCTCTCATAATATCGCTTATGGTTATGATGAAGACTGGACTTACACCGGCTTCCACCCGTTTGGCTATACATCTTTTGATGCTTATTTTCGCGAAGTAGACACGCAGACGGCTGAACTGCGGTTTACCAGTGCTGAGAGCGCCCGACTGTTCAATAACTCAACCGACTGGCTTATCGGCGTGCACTATAAGGGCGTTGAAGAGGCATTAGTGCGAGAGTACACCTACGCCGCAAACGATTTTGTCAGTAAGTACCTGCCAACGACTAAAGCCTTATATGGGCAGACTGATACGCAATTTACTGATTCGCTGGCGCTGACATTTGGCCTGCGTTTTGAAAATTACGGGTTCGACTATGCGGATAATCAGGGGCTACAGCGAGAATACGACACCAGTATGATTGGCGGTAAGGCTGCGTTGCAGTATACCCCTGATGAACATACGTGGTACGCCAGTATCTCGCGTGGCTTCAAGGGCGCGGGCATTAATCCTGCCCAACGGGTCTCAGAAGATAAACGCTTTTTTGATGAAGAGTATAACTGGAACTACGAACTCGGGGTCAAGGGGCCACTGTTTGTACCACAGGCGACCTTGCGCGCTGCTATTTTTTACATGCAAAGAGACAATACCCAGGTAAACGATTTCGACGTTATCACTCGTCAGGATGGTACCCCTGATTTTATTGATGTGATAGATAATGCCGATTTGGGAACAAATCGCGGCGCAGAAATTGAGGCAAATTGGCAGGTCACTGATAGCTGGCAGCTTCAGGGCAGCATTGGTTACCTGGATGCAAAATTCGAAGAGTACACCAATGCCCGCGGCGATTTCATTGATGAGCAACAACAGGCGCAGGCGCCACGCTGGACAGCCAATCTGTATTCGCGCGTGCTGATTAGCGATAGCTGGTCGTGGCAGGCGGACGTTGATTTTAAAGACCGTTATCGCTTCTCAGACGGACACGATGTCATGTCGCCCTCCGCCACACTGGTCAATACTCAGCTTAAATGGGAACAAAGGAACTGGTACGCATCGGTCTGGGCTAACAATGTGTTTGACAAAACCTACTACGTTCGTGGTTTTGGTGGGTTTAGTAACGATCCCAGAGACGGTGAATTTGGCTATGCAACGCCAGAGCCTTACTACCAGCTAGGCGCAGGCAGACAATATGGCGTCACCGTAGGTTATCAATTTTAG
- a CDS encoding helix-turn-helix domain-containing protein, with translation MTFHGLFWSAIIRSLLSLRRDMQLTNQADAHAVTALPAIESDRFSSQQTEALLAQLIPAQTVLKTGQSLAGYFDFNKMGNLVVYMTSTRDIQSALDMLVPRSSSLLPGEVTMSTTEVPALVRLSWCTENAELQNEVCVYFLLVLFRHLAGRRFDFEEVSLPGSGGQVLHALSDAKRRDGEQVAVSFSRAWLSQPSFFHSPTIESLLAPALAIRPQSFEHQLLHVFAQAPFPARIRAEWVAEILGMSLPSLRKTLKLEAITFSDLLKSYTHGLSTQRLIQGEKTDEVAVSLGFSDRRSFERSFKAFSGINAGQIRQLGARLRFTRGNDNLLSIVDNLPPLPSTIQAIVTLKDDDVTLGNMVALIKKDPIFHAHVMSKAGKATFGGKVTTLEQAVGRNLGVGNIKNLAIMFAAQQQLSEQCRHPKVERLIDAMLFSDSVYSIVYQDTPANGEHENTRQQLLFGTLAVFLVFHEECVFADGVLRMWQESESFLAFTRQLCTELGICLYGASSLMLLRWGFGYETNQSLWELCKSIEKDDMQEVPARILNAHNIAFSMLASETDYVGLDSLADSHKVKICEALEHWR, from the coding sequence ATGACATTTCACGGATTATTCTGGTCGGCGATTATTCGTAGCTTATTAAGTTTGCGTCGTGACATGCAACTCACGAATCAGGCTGATGCGCATGCTGTTACCGCGCTTCCCGCAATCGAATCGGACCGGTTTAGCAGTCAGCAAACAGAAGCATTACTGGCTCAACTTATCCCCGCTCAAACCGTATTAAAAACGGGTCAGTCCCTGGCCGGCTATTTCGATTTTAATAAGATGGGCAATTTGGTTGTTTATATGACTTCAACGCGCGATATACAGAGTGCGTTGGATATGCTTGTTCCCAGAAGTAGTTCGTTGCTACCGGGTGAGGTGACAATGTCGACAACGGAAGTACCTGCTCTGGTCAGACTCAGCTGGTGTACTGAAAACGCAGAACTGCAAAACGAAGTCTGTGTATATTTTCTGCTGGTACTCTTTCGTCATCTTGCCGGGCGGCGATTTGACTTTGAAGAAGTGTCACTTCCCGGATCTGGTGGGCAGGTGCTGCATGCACTTTCAGATGCTAAGCGGCGCGACGGTGAGCAGGTGGCCGTTTCTTTTTCTCGTGCGTGGTTATCTCAGCCTTCCTTCTTTCATAGCCCAACCATTGAATCATTACTCGCGCCAGCATTAGCCATACGTCCTCAGTCATTTGAACATCAGTTACTGCACGTTTTCGCGCAAGCTCCGTTTCCCGCCCGCATTCGGGCAGAATGGGTCGCCGAAATCCTGGGTATGTCACTCCCTTCTTTGAGAAAAACGCTTAAGCTGGAAGCGATAACGTTCAGCGACCTGTTAAAATCGTATACGCACGGTCTATCTACCCAGCGCCTTATTCAGGGTGAAAAAACAGATGAGGTGGCGGTTTCTCTGGGTTTTTCTGACAGACGCTCGTTTGAACGAAGCTTCAAAGCATTTTCAGGTATTAATGCCGGACAAATTCGACAATTAGGTGCCCGACTCCGGTTCACACGTGGTAACGATAATCTGCTTTCTATTGTAGATAATTTGCCTCCCCTGCCCTCCACAATTCAGGCCATAGTCACTCTGAAAGACGACGATGTAACGCTGGGAAATATGGTCGCACTTATTAAAAAGGACCCGATCTTTCACGCGCATGTAATGAGCAAGGCGGGCAAAGCAACATTTGGTGGTAAGGTGACGACGCTGGAGCAGGCTGTGGGCCGTAACCTGGGGGTCGGCAATATCAAAAACCTGGCAATTATGTTTGCTGCCCAACAGCAGCTATCAGAACAATGCAGGCATCCGAAGGTGGAGCGGCTAATAGATGCAATGCTGTTTAGCGACAGCGTATATTCTATCGTGTATCAGGATACACCAGCCAATGGTGAGCATGAGAACACCCGACAGCAGTTGCTGTTTGGTACGCTGGCAGTATTTCTCGTCTTCCACGAAGAATGTGTATTTGCAGACGGGGTACTAAGAATGTGGCAGGAGAGCGAAAGCTTTCTGGCCTTTACCCGACAACTTTGCACTGAGCTTGGCATCTGCTTATATGGTGCATCATCACTTATGCTGCTTAGATGGGGCTTCGGCTATGAAACAAATCAGTCTTTATGGGAGCTGTGTAAATCCATCGAGAAGGATGACATGCAAGAAGTTCCCGCCCGTATTCTGAATGCCCATAATATTGCGTTTTCAATGCTGGCCAGCGAAACGGACTATGTGGGATTAGACAGCCTCGCTGACTCACACAAGGTGAAAATCTGCGAGGCCCTTGAACACTGGCGTTAA
- a CDS encoding acyl-CoA thioesterase, producing MRFLSRRLVMPNDLNYADSLFGGRALEWIDEESAIYAICQLETNCLVTKHIGEISFESPAMQGDIVEFGLATKAVGRTSITVSCLVRNKATKKTICLADDIVFVKVDPVTRQPVPHGKTLESLKTQTDEELRSLNLLSESSD from the coding sequence ATGCGTTTCTTATCACGCCGTTTAGTGATGCCCAACGACCTTAATTATGCTGACTCTCTGTTCGGGGGCCGCGCTCTGGAGTGGATAGATGAAGAGTCTGCTATTTATGCAATTTGTCAGTTAGAAACAAATTGTCTGGTCACGAAGCACATTGGTGAAATCAGCTTTGAATCGCCGGCTATGCAGGGTGATATCGTGGAGTTCGGACTGGCGACGAAAGCTGTCGGTCGTACGTCGATTACGGTCAGTTGCCTGGTTCGGAACAAGGCAACAAAGAAAACTATCTGTCTTGCAGATGATATCGTGTTTGTGAAGGTCGATCCTGTTACGCGCCAGCCTGTTCCACACGGCAAAACGCTGGAAAGTCTGAAAACGCAAACCGATGAGGAGTTGCGTAGTCTGAACCTGCTTTCCGAATCCAGCGATTAA